The segment ACGTCGTTCAGATCCAGCATCCGCGCCATCAGCAGCGGACCGATCTCCGACACGGTGGCGCGGACGGGGTGACCCTTCTGGCCGTACAGGTCCCAGAAGACCGTCGGTGCCGCCTTCGGCTGCAGCGTCAACCCCATGCCCGTGGCGCGGGCGATCAGCTTTTCGTTCGGCGTGCCGATCTGGCTGATGCCCGACAGGTCACCCTTCACGTCGGCGCAGAACACGGGCACGCCCATGTCCGAGAACCCCTGGGCCATGATCTGCAGGGTCACCGTCTTGCCGGTTCCGGTCGCGCCCGCGATCACGCCGTGTCGGTTGGCGCGGTTCCACAGCAGATATTCCCGCCGCGCGACGCCGTTGTCAGAAGATTGGCCGAGGAGAAGGCCCGCGGTCTGGTCGAGGGCGGGAGCGGCGGCGTCGGTCATTCGGAACTCCGGTTTCAGCGCCACAATACAGCTTAAGACGCGGCCGGGGAGAGGGTTCAGCTTGACCGCTGTGGCGGCCACCCCGACAGTCCGGGCATGAAACTGCCCATCGCCGTCCCGTCCAGCACGGTCGCCCGCAACGCCCTGGTGACCCTGACCGTCGTGGCCGTCGGGGCGGCGCTCTACTGGCTGCGGGACATTCTGACGCCCCTGGCCATGGCCATCTTCCTGATGATCATGATCGACGGCGTAAAGCGGTTCATCGAGGACCGGACCAGTCTGCCGGATCATTGGGCCGGGACGGCGGCCCTGCTTGTGGTCGTCCTGGGCTTCTCCTTGTCGATCGCCTTCATCGTCAACGGCGCGGCGGGCTTCTTCACCGACATGTCCGGGGTGTCGAGTGGCATCGGGCCGCGAATCGACGCGATCATCGTCGACGGGGCCCGCGTTTTCGGCATCACCACGGCCCCTACGGCCCATGAGCTGATCGCCAGCATCGACCTGCGCGGCTATCTGATCGGCCTGGCCGGCCAGGCCCAGGGCGTGGCTTCGGGATCCTTCTTCGTTCTGGTCTATCTGGGATTCCTGCTGGCCTCGCAGGTCGGGTTCCGGCGCAAGATCGTCGCTATGTTCCCCGAGAGGGAGCAGCGCAGCGAGGCGCTGGCGGTGTTTCAGCGGGTGCGCGGCGGGGTCGAGGGCTATCTGTGGGTCCAGACCGTGACCGGTGCCATCATCTGCGCGGCCGCCTGGATCCTGATGCGGATCGTGGGCCTGGAACATGCCGAGTTCTGGACCTTCGTGATCTTCGTGGTCGGCTTCATCCCCGTGCTGGGCGGGGCGGTGGCGGGCCTGGCCCCCCCGCTGTTCGCCCTGGTGCAGTTCCCGACCTACTGGCCCGCCCTGATCCTGCTGGTCGGCCTGCAGACCATCCTGTTCGTGGTCGGCAACCTGATCCAGCCGCGCATGCAGGGCGAGAACCAGAACATCGACCCGGTCGCGGTGCTGCTGGCGCTGGCCCTGTGGGGCAAGATGTGGGGCGTGGTCGGCATGTTCCTGTCGACCCCGCTGGCGGTCATGGCCATGGCGATCCTGGCCGAGTTCAAGGGGTCGAGGTGGATCGCCGTTCTGCTCAGCGGTGATGGCAAGCCCTATGCCGACGAGGACGAGCACAGCAACCACCCTGCTCCGGCCAAGCGCTCCGTCCGCGTCAAACCGCCGCGCCCCGGAGCGGGCCAGGCCTGACGAACGGGCTCTTGCGGGTCGGGTCGGGGTTCCCATCTTTCCTTCAGGCGTCGCGGCCTTCTTCCCCCTCCCCCGGCCGTGACGGCATCGAACCTGCGCCCCCTCCCCCTCCGGCGCGGGTTCCAGACGAGGCCGTCGGACCCCCCCCGTCCGGCGGCCTTTTCTCTTTTCCGGACTGGTACACGAAAGCGCCACCCGCGATCCGCGTCTCGCAATACTGCGCATCGGCGAGGAACGCTGACCCCTCCCGCCCGTCAGCCCCGAGCGAAAGGCAACGCCGCCTCCCGTGGCGCACGACAGCCCCGGGATACAGATCGACGCCGGGCGCGCGAAGGCGCGCCCGGTGTTTTCGCTTTCCGGGCTTCCCGACGGACGCGGGCGGGCCTATTCCCGTCCCAGCACCTGGCGGTCCCAGAGCCGCGCTGAACGAGACCCTGCCCATGTCCGGCGAGCTGCGTCCTTCCGTCCCGTCCCCGACCGCGGAGGCGCTGAAGACAGCGTTCGCAAGGGCGTTGAGGGAGGGCGGGGCGCTCGATGCGATCGAGCAGTCCTTCATCGACCAGGCCGCCGACGACTACGCCGGAGACGAGACGCCCGAACTGGACATGGCCGCCATGGCCGCCCTGCTCGCCGACGCCTGGCGCTGGGCGCAGGCGCGTGGGGTCGGGGATGCCCCGACCGTCCTGGTGCAGCCAGTCAGGGCGGCCGGGGGGCTGTCGGGGGCCTATGATACCCTCTGGATCGTCCAGGACGACCGACCCTTCCTGGTCGACAGCGTCATGGGCGAACTGGCCGATGCCGGCGTCTCGGTGCGGGCGCTGTTCCACCCCGTTCTGGCGCGTGAGGCGGTGCGCGAATCGCTGATCGTCATCGTCGTCGACCCCCTGCCGTCCGAACGCCGGGAGGCCCTGAAGGCCCAGGTGGAGCAGGCCCTGGCCGACGTCCATGCCGCCGTCGGCGATTTCGACGCCATGAGCGACCTGATGGCGCGGTCGATCGCCCATCTGGAGGCCTGCCCCGGCGGGATCGATCCGGAAGTGGTGGACGAGAATCTGGCCTTTCTGCGCTGGCTGAACGACGAGCATTTCGTCTTCCTCGGTGCGCGCGACTACGACTATCCGCGCACGCCGGACGGGGGTTATGCCGCCGAGGCCCCGCTGGACCAGGCCACGGCCGGGGTCGGGGTGCTGCGCGATCCGGCGCGCACCGTGCTGCGTAGGACGTCGGAGCCGGCCGTGCTGACCGCCCAGATGAAGCGACAGATGGACCTGTCCGAGCCCGTGACCGTGGCCAAGGCCAATCTTCGCAGCCGCGTCCACCGCCGGGCCTATATGGATTACGTCGGGGTCAAGCGGTACGGCGACGACGGCCGCCCGTCGGGCGAGACCCGTTTCGTCGGCCTGTTCACAGCCGAGGCCTACGATCGCACGGCGTCCGAAGTCCCGCTGATCCGCCGGAAGGTCGCGAACGCCCTGACCCGGGCGGCCAAGGTGCCCGGCAGCCATAACGAGAAGCGGCTGAAGAACATCCTGGAGAATTATCCGCGCGACGAACTCTTCCAGATCACCGAGGACGAGCTGCTGACCTCGGCCCTCGGCATCCTGCATCTGTATGACCGGCCCCGCATCAAGACCTTCACCCGGCTGGATCCGTTCGACCGGTTCGTCTCGGTCCTGGCCTTCGTGCCGCGCGAGCGGTTCGAGGCGGCGGTCCGCGAACGCATCGGACGCCTTCTGGCCAGGGCCTGGGGCGGTCGTCTGTCGGCCTGGTACCCGCAGCTCTCGGACGCGCCCCTGGTGCGCATCCACTACATCATCGGCGTCACGCCCGGCGATCACCCCACACCGGATCCCGTGGCGCTGGAGGCGGAGATCACCGAGGCCGGCCGTAGCTG is part of the Brevundimonas sp. AJA228-03 genome and harbors:
- a CDS encoding AI-2E family transporter, whose product is MKLPIAVPSSTVARNALVTLTVVAVGAALYWLRDILTPLAMAIFLMIMIDGVKRFIEDRTSLPDHWAGTAALLVVVLGFSLSIAFIVNGAAGFFTDMSGVSSGIGPRIDAIIVDGARVFGITTAPTAHELIASIDLRGYLIGLAGQAQGVASGSFFVLVYLGFLLASQVGFRRKIVAMFPEREQRSEALAVFQRVRGGVEGYLWVQTVTGAIICAAAWILMRIVGLEHAEFWTFVIFVVGFIPVLGGAVAGLAPPLFALVQFPTYWPALILLVGLQTILFVVGNLIQPRMQGENQNIDPVAVLLALALWGKMWGVVGMFLSTPLAVMAMAILAEFKGSRWIAVLLSGDGKPYADEDEHSNHPAPAKRSVRVKPPRPGAGQA